In Melitaea cinxia chromosome 21, ilMelCinx1.1, whole genome shotgun sequence, the sequence GGAATGTTTTTGATGTGAACACTATTTGGAGAGTTGGTAGTTGTAGAAATTCGTTTTCTACTTGGACTTGCATTTTGGTTTACAGTAGAAGCTGAAGTGGATATTGATGTTGTAGGTTCTGTAAATTTAACAACACTGTTATAAATTACATTGTTAACTAGAAACTTTATATACAAtcatatttatactaatattataaagctgaagaacttgttttttttttttttttaaatatgctaaTCTGAGGAACTgctggttcgaattaaaaaattatttttgtgtccaTTGCACTTTCACAGGAAGGCAAGTTTCAAGGAAggttatacaatattttagtacttttttttctcaatCAGAGCAGAGCTGGTGAAAAAGTGGGGCATAGCTAGTAAacaatctacactaatattataaatctgaaaagtttttttgtttaaacgtaCTCTTAGAAACTACTGGTTGGAGTAAGGCTATAggatattttttcctcaaacgTGTTAGACTGCAAAAACACCTAGTATGTGtaaactagctatacccgtgcgaataattcgcactatataattaagtataaaaattatcactttacaatattactaaaaaaagtatttatacctGAGccgatttgaaattgaacaaaaaatttaccgaccgtcaattatGTTGACagtgtttcaaaattaaagccgtcagatGGCTGCATTGCTGTATTGTGTCTCAATGTACATCTatgtatataattgtaatacttaattaatttacaaaaacaaaagcgataataatttttttagttgttggtGCCGGTAGtacaagcaattatctataaaatgacatatgttttgtggagtaattgtgaggttttttccaaaaagggaggcaaacatcttaaaatcaaaattaaaaacagctttattcaaataggctccaagagcactttcgaatcatcattttacaaattaaaactaaaaataaattattatatttgtagaagtctaactgcgaatgctgtGGAACtaagtctaccattcaaggatgacaattttaaattaaccatagcgtattaatatatatgataaaaataaacatactcGGGTTTAATACTGAGCCTGTTAAATTATAGTCATGGTCCTTAAGTGATGCTATAGGTACCGATTCTGTAAAACaagatttaaatgtatttaggtAAATAAAGtagtaactttattattttatttttaatatagtatgtaaaaaaattaacttctcACCTAAGAATGAGATATgagtttttttactattttttggttttagttTATCTCCAGCTACATGTAGTGGAAAATCCTTTAACATTTCGTCTGGCATTGGCTCAGACCAAAGATTTTGTGTTGGTACTGCATTATTCTTTATTCgagatctttttttattaaaatcttcaaTTTTAAAATGGTTATCACAAACATATTTCAATTCATGAAGTTTTTCAATTGGTATGTAGATCAAATCTTCATTGCCTGTCGCTTTAACCCATTCTCTacatctataaaattatatattttttttatataattattaaaaatattaataaaataaattagttgttATAGGAAAATAGTTtggaattattttacaattttggttttaaattttaacaattctagttgtaatgaaacaaaaaaggatcatcaaaatcgatacatctagtaaaaacaaaatacagtagGATTGAGAATCTCTTCCTTTTTGAAGTTtagttaaaacattaaaattaattgaggCATAAATATACTTTgcttactaaatatataaaataaataggggtatagggtcagcaacgcgttttgtgatgcttctggtattgcagctACAGTAATCGCATATCATCAGTGAGatttatgcttgtttgccgacctagttatatataataaacaaagttaataaataataataataataatttgaacgtaaaaactaaaaaacataaataaatgatctttaaccttaaaaatatatgatttaaattcGTGCAGTATAACAgccttatattaatttattcacaCAGAACATGaattaatataactttattagtCTGAAAttcaatattgtttatttagattaattattatttttaattgatgaattcaacctgtaacattcTATTGCTTCTCCAAGAAGAAGAAGGATTTTATAtcatgaaattaattattatatttacaatatattctGAAATTCTACAAATAACACTGATCAACCGAAAATACTTACCGAGCTTCGTTTAGAGGGAATTTTGACAagaattttcttttgttattccCCTGTCGTCCAGATTTTACACCACATATTTCGCAACgtttcatatttatttgataactaaaatatttctaaataaaattagcaaaaacagttataaaagaattattctcctatttttgtgtttacaaaaaaataaccaCAAATAATTCACTTTTGACAATCGCCTTCACACTctttacagattaaaaaagggatacaaaattacaaataaaatggcTACATTTCATTAAGCGTCCGCAACGCCCGCAAAGCCTATTCTATTCGCGACCACATCGCTTacaaaatataggtgggtcaAAGTTGGCTTTAATCAAAACGTGGTGGGAACTTTAAAAACACAACTCTCAATGTTAAATTATGAATGTTAACTCTCATTCGATCCTGCGCAATAATTAATTGCCgggaatccatgttgaattaagttttactccatcctcttcgaagtccgggatacactcagaataatggcgcaacaatggtacCCGTGGATCTTCAGTGTCCCAAGTCGCaagcttgcgtgcgctcgacgagtacagctgtccataaaaattctcaaccccttctcggatctgagggcgagagcagatgGTTCTGCCATCCGCTGTTTTGAGCTTCACAAGGAGGCTTCTCCCCattggtctttggaaaactttagaccccctattctgctcaatcagagtagcaatctctctcgtatttgagcagcggaggtctcggcgtataagtttccgtatcctcttggaaagagccctttgttctggcgaagcagccggcaactcgcgcctctgccgcatcagatccaaggcttcgggagaaagtttggactgcttcgttggctttgttggtggaaagtgcctgcgatccagtgtacacaccgtcttcaccacgttgtcggttatctcgtccacgtcgccagtagtttccagcgaatcgaatcggttttggagttccaattggaactgctcggagccacatagtatttggggcagcgtaggtcggagagtagatttcatcaagcgggttcgctcctttcggagacatatattcagagtgccccgtactagccggtggtcgctgccggtgttaaacctgttaaccactgagacatctctgaatatatgccttttatccgctatgatgaaaactatctcgttcctcgtcacagtatcggggctttgccatgtccacctcctttggggcttcttctcaaaaaatgagttcatcaagaagagcccctccgattcgagaaaGTTGACAAGCATCTGCCCCCTGCGATttctgtgccccaatccgtgtggtccaatgctcgatccgtcgcgttcttgtactcccactttagcgctGAAGTCTCCCaaaacaacgctgtagaagatcgaagtagtgccatgtatggcccttgtaatgtcttcatacaaggcttcgacttcatcgtcagagtgatcactttcagggagtacctgccaatgagtttaaaatgtttaaatacaaGGTACGCTAtccgggtcgacacactgctgacttccacaacgctGCTAGTGAGAGTGTTGTGGACCAAAAAACCGATGACACCTTGGGAAAGCCTTcccggaagtagaacaagtgcccggagtccaggatcatcgtatCCTCActctctcttcggacttcagagaAGTTCGgtaaggtgatggtccaaccgtagcgtgcgtccattatacgtagccaggtatAGTTTtgtatggcagcctcccgtaacCCGGTGATTTTTAGCATCCTTTACCCCACCGTTCCCGCGGCCGCTGCCATAGCCGGAAacagtggggctgccgggaactaagGGCCAAAACTTTAGACGTGAACACATGGGTTTtttttgcccattgtcaccacgctgggtaggcgggctggtgaccgcagggcttgctttgtcgcaccgaagacgctgctgctcgtcctcggtctgtgcatttaaaaagccagctgtagaatggttatcccgccatcagtcggcttcgcTAGTTCCATGATGGTATTGGAATTTTGCTaacccttagttgcctcttactaCACCGacgggatgagagggggtggctaaattctatagtgccgtagccacacagcaatggCACATTTCTCTGTTAGATACTATAATCAGTGAAAGAGCGCTATccacaaccggtgaaacaggcctgaccaatgattaaaaaaaaaaaattatctatgtGCCTGACAAACTGAAAGTCCTTCCTGCCTGACGCTGTAACATTGTTTAACTATAATAGTCTGTGGTTGTCGTACCAAAATGTCAAAATGGTAAACATTGTTGTGATTATTGGTATATAATGGCAATGGCATTTTTTCATGTGGCCTGTGGTTAATGTAGTTTAAGTAGGTAcagaaaaattttaatgttatttatgtgcagaatttgtataatatttgattAGAACAATTAGGAATTTAAGGAGACTTAAGAAATTAACCAGAGGAAGTaaagcaattattttaaaatgtctaaCAATTCTATGGGCCAAGCTCCAAATATGCCAACAATAGGGGCTATGAATACTCAAGGCATACAGTATGTCAACAATCCACTTCAGAGTCCACAGCTACAGAATTCGTCGATACAGGGATCTCCATCTCAGCATAGCCCAATGGGCACTCAGTCTCAAGTCAGTGCCAAAGTTAATCAAGCAGGAGCTGGGGATCAAACAACTCAGGTAAACtattaaacattgtttttagaggccatgtccagcagtaaaCTGCAATAAgcagtaaaatatcaaaataaaatagtgaaaaataTTGGTatcgataaaaacaaaaagtaatcataattaatttgcCACAATAATCAACTATCGTATGACAAGTGACAAACAAACGAAACATAAACAACATATGAAACATATGAAAAATGAACATATGAAAAATGTGCTTATtgcttactaaaatattataaactatacacaaacataaactacatttttttcgCAACTGAGTCTGAACTGCTGAGTTGAgcacttgtttattttatgtagaTTATTTactaaacttattttatatgaatcaggataaaaaaaaaatttgttttttggtACATCTTGTAagcacaaattttaattttgctatGTAGCAAAGTAACAATGAAATACTATATCTACAAGTGTATTTAAGGTAAAAGATTATTAatttctcaaaagaatacaattgACTTACAtgaaaaattacacacactgaACATACGTTGGGTACAGcgcaatacaatatataaacaattcatagtTGAGACAAGAAACAAACAATATGGAGGCTAggattaaaatatctatatacaagttaacagaaatatgTGCAGTTGGAAGTGTCATTGTTAGGGATTTACTTTGTGTGTCACTAGATAACAGAAATTAATACTCCTTTCTTCAATATTGAACCTAAGAAGTGCCAACGTATTAgttgttttgctatattatatgtatataatttcagtattttttttgtaaattaataatagtactTTTTTCCTTGCCAAATTCTATAATTTGTATTtgagtattaattaatttaaattcatgtaatttaattttagatttgatatttttatgaaattaaaatacttagtgcttagtttaatttaaaaaaaagtattttaacagCAAAATATGAATGTAGTATATCATATAATTgcaaaaatataaatgagatttttaaaaatattatacattttattagaaaacaaagttataagaagaagttataaatttgtttataaaatgttcaatttgaatattttgtttgaCTTCAGTACTTTTGTAGtattaattacaacaaaaaacaaCACTTACACAAAcattattcaataattttaaacatatccTCTAATTCTATGatcacataataaataaaatttctagtGAATATATTTCGTGTAATGTAAAGTTTTTGTCTTGGTACAGCTTTTAAGCAGACCTCGGCTCCAAGAGCTAGTTAGAGAGGTAGACCCCACTGTGCAGTTAGATGAAGAAGTTGAGGAATTGCTTCTACAGTTGGCCGATGATTTCATTGACACCACTTTAAACGCAGCCTGCTCACTTGCCAAACACAGACATGCTCCGACCGTTGAGCTAAAAGACGTTCAGCTACATTTAGGTGAGATATTCTGATTAATCTTTAGTATTAAGATAAGTAAGGATAATACTTACTTTTAAGGTGTATCGTAAATATCATTACTACTTACTTCTGTTGTCTTTTCTTGCAAGCTGTCAAATGTGTGAAGTTTAATTGTTaggttttctgaaattttctgaattttttttcaatagtatAGCTAGCTATTAGAGTTGAGCTTATAACTAAATGcgattcttttatatttatacagattattaatgtatttaatatttatttatttatatatcatattgTAATATCTTTAGAAAATTTTGCTTTAATTTCACCAGAGCGGCAATGGAATATGTGGATTCCTGGTTTTGGAAATGACGAACTACGACCATATAAACGTGCAGCTGTCACTGAAGCACATAAACAAAGAATGGCTCTTATcagaaaaactattaaaaaatactaattaaccAATTCTTctcttttaagtttatttttagatagaTTTAAAAGACGTTAATAAAACTCTCATCTATCATAgcttgttttcatttcatttaccTAAGATTTAATGtgcaatataaacaaaaataatatttgggaATCACATTTTcacctattattatatattcatgtTATCTTGAAAATCTATTAACTGATCCCTTCCATTATTGtcgaaaatttgaaaaaataaaaagtatttactatGTATAGtgttatactattttttatttgaaagtgTGATATCTCTTAGGATGTGGTAATGAATATTTCACTACCATCCTTATAATTGTCTCGAAAAGAATGATCTTAATGGTGAGCAAGATTATCAGTGTATATTTGTCATGTTTTAAACAACATGGTTAAATAAcccattttttgtaaaaacaataatgttctacctattaaattattatgatctAAGaagtttgtacaaaatattactaatattctaaaaatagaaatctgaaaacattcaataaaatactggtaaagtaaaaaaaataaacaataaatttaatctcCCACAATTTaatcaatgtttatttattaaatcaacacacaaaattataataaaattaagtaccatcaaacatattaaaattgctTATAaggagtattaaaataaataatgcgtAAAATACTGGTAAACAGAATCAACACAGTTGTGAGGCttacattttaatgaataaatatataaatttggaATGTCAATGTTATTCCTCAATGTCACCAATCATACATGACTACTTaccattgtttaaaatttataaaatactgaAAATGAAGTCTAatcctaaaaaaataaacattttaagccTTATTCTAAAGCCAATCTTGTCATGACTATGCCTCACTAAGTTGCAATTGTTTTAATACTTAGGTCTACagagatttaataataaaagtatctgacatttatttatttactgtgccTAATTTCTCTATAGCAGAATCcaatactattataaattaaaattttgtaatagaagttgttttataacattaattacattaaaaaaaaacaattctgacaaaattataacaaaaacttgcattattaaaaaataaaaaaagtccagGTTCCACCGAGATTTGAACTCGGATCGCTGGATTCAAAGTCCAGAGTGCTAACCATTACACCATGGAACCGATGTGATGTCTATCGAAACAATCGAAGTCTTTTTGAGTCTGATATTCTTTTCTAatcattcttatttatttaaaaacacttGAATGAATACAGTAGCTTTAAGAAAGTTGTATTTTTGTACGAATCAAATACTGGCTCCGGCGAATTACCAGGCAAACCCATACTATACGATACATACTCGTATCgccacattttttttgtgaatttatcgatttcttttaaaatttccttTCACATAAATCGTGTCCTGATAATAACGGacacaaaaacacaaaaaacaaatactgaatttggtgcagtcgttcAAAAGCTATCCGCGAATACATATTTCGGcgattcgtttttatttgtattgattttttatatattgaatattgcgttaatttgaaaatgtcatttttaaatTCGTCAATAATATCTAAGATCAAATACTTTGTTAGCACGCTGAACTTTTTACTCTTAATTTAATGAAGATgaaaataatatcttttattacaaaaattaacttCAACATTACACATTAAAAATGTAACGCAATAAATACGCGAAGCACATAAATAGCGTCgcgcatgtttttttttttctgcacAATATACTTATAAGTGTAATTTATTCATTgaatacatatactaaaatatataatagatatgtgtatacattaaactttttaattgaaagataAAATACTGagtcattatttttatcagactgataaaaacaaaaaatgtaccTAAACGTTAAGTATGCTTATGCagcataatttgtaaaattaggTTAATGTTTTACAACTAACTGGTAATGAAAGAAACATTTTTCATAATACTACAATCCTATCGAGAGCActcgataaaaaatttaaaatttgtcaaGCCTAGTTTCTTCCTTCCgaaaatactgtttttttttttactgcacACAAGCTGCTTCTTCATTTTCAGGGATATAGAGATGATCGGAAGGGTCCAGCTTCTGCCATTGTAGGAATTTCGATTTAATAGTCACGGGCTCCTGAAAAgattgttttattgttaatagTAGAACAATGATTCGTATgtggttttaaaatattaaatagatcAGGTGTAGATATAAATTATCACAAGTAtttgacgatgcgttggcgtaacggtcataaaagaagaaaaaaaacgttaaatcgATTTTATCTCACTGAATCATTCCAGATTATTCTGTCAATCCAGTCAgagttagtatattatattgatataaatatttacgtcgCTAAAGTGTAAAAGATATGTTTTGTATATCTTAGTCTGTACTAatctattactaatattataaacctgaaaagttggtttgtttgtttaaacgcgctaatttcaggaaccacaggttcgaattgaaaaattcctcCGAGTTGGATAACCCATTTAATGAGGAAGGTTATGCTTTAAGAAGAAAGgcaattttttccttaaatcaaGACGGGTCAAAACgcgaggcacagctagttattt encodes:
- the LOC123664300 gene encoding uncharacterized protein LOC123664300, yielding MKRCEICGVKSGRQGNNKRKFLSKFPLNEARCREWVKATGNEDLIYIPIEKLHELKYVCDNHFKIEDFNKKRSRIKNNAVPTQNLWSEPMPDEMLKDFPLHVAGDKLKPKNSKKTHISFLESVPIASLKDHDYNLTGSVLNPKPTTSISTSASTVNQNASPSRKRISTTTNSPNSVHIKNIPNSNLLKTLLTSNSNNSQVSENVSDDIPTPSGSNTNIDDESAPTPAKIVKLQEKLDTLKSEYKILKKKDDMIKNISSPTFQ
- the LOC123664110 gene encoding transcription initiation factor TFIID subunit 12, with translation MSNNSMGQAPNMPTIGAMNTQGIQYVNNPLQSPQLQNSSIQGSPSQHSPMGTQSQVSAKVNQAGAGDQTTQLLSRPRLQELVREVDPTVQLDEEVEELLLQLADDFIDTTLNAACSLAKHRHAPTVELKDVQLHLERQWNMWIPGFGNDELRPYKRAAVTEAHKQRMALIRKTIKKY